AGTAGATTTGCACCGGAAAGCATAACAAGAACTTTGTTCACTTTCCGTGGCGCGGTTAGCTATGATGTGTTCAAGAAAAGTAAATGGAGCACCAACCTGGAATTCGGGTTGGGCTATGTTTCTGGTGGCAAGGCCAATGTGCACCTTAGTGCTGTGGATGACCAATTCGCAGTTTTCCAAGAAGGACCATTCGCGGGTAGTGAAGTTGCTATTAACCCCAATTCCGTAAGCTACAACGGAAACACGGTATATAGTAACACGCATGCATCTGCTTATGGGTTTGGCTCGTCCGGTACTGAATTGGATCAGGAAGTGGAATTAAGATCTACGTTCTATTGGGATGTGAGATTGACACAGTCTTTTAGAGCTGGAAAGATAAAGCTTGGGGCTTTTCTATCTTTAAGGCAACATATCACACCAAGTCTTGATAATACCGATCTACCGGCAACACAACTGAATGAGATCCGTCAGCAGGAGGTTTCTGCTAGTAGGGCGTTCGTTAAAAAGGCTACGCCTCATTTCTTGGGCTTCGGACTTAGCATTCAAAAAATAAGATAAGCATGAACATCTCACGGCATTTGCGCGTTTGGCATTTGGTGGTAAGCACGGTTGGTCCATTGTTAATCTGTGCACAGCTTCAGTTGCCCAGTGAATTGCTCCATCCGCGATATAGTATGGGGGAAAAAATGGTTAAGCTGAATGACGGGGTTGATTATCAAACTGGAAAGATTCATAGCCGCAATACCGCCGACCAAGAGTGGCATGCCTTCACCGATAGATCGGATGTGGGCATTTATGAGAATGATAAATGGAAAGAAAAAAAGACCGCTCTGCCACGCATTGGAACCATGCTAACGGTCATTAAAGAAAGTAATGAGGGAGTTGAAGTAACACAGGGAGGCTCCAAATTGGGTTGGGTGAAAAAGGCGGAACTCGTGCTTTGGCCGCATCCTCTGGTGAAGTACGGTTCTGAGGCTGTGGATCTTAAAGCGTTTATCGTGAACACGGTTGATAAAGCCTTTACTGAAAAAATTGGCAAAGACCCTACGTTGAAGGCTTTCTATCAAATTTACGATGGCCCATCCTCCAACAAGGTACTGGACACTAAACAGATCTACCAGATACTCTTTGCTTATAAATACGATGATGCGCAAGGACGTTACCTCCTTAGCAATAACTATAAACTGGATGGAGATGGGCAAATTCTTGGGTGGGTGGATCAGAACCGTGTCAAAATTTGGGATACGGCTTTAGCGCTAGAACCCAATTGGGATAACAGTGCGATGGACGAGCGAAGAAAGAACAGTCAATTCATTGCGCAAGTGTTCAAGGATCATAATGATGCTACGCGTTATTATGGTGGTGACTATAAGGTGAAACCGTTGAATCAACTTGATCCGGTCATACTGGAAAAAGATAAGACGAACGTGTCCATCCTGCATGAAAGCGGACGGTTCAGTGGCATTATTCCGCGCTTCCCTTTCTTGTCTCAGGCTAGTAACGATGCAGTGATCGAATGCGGTGCAATTGGCAAAATGAATGTTGCGAATACAGGAGCGATCAAGGGTACGAGCGATGTGGAATTCGGGTTACTCCGGAAGAAATTGGAGCGAGCACAGGAAAACCAAGGCAAGGTGAACATTGTGTTTGTTGTGGATGCAACTATTGGCATGCAAAAGCATTTCAAGTCTACCTTGTTGCCAGCCGTTCAAGCGCTTATTGCAAATACAGCAAGTGAGAAACGTAGCAATTTGCGTTTCGGAATGGTGGCTTATGCCGATGGTGATTGTGGAAGCTCAGTAGATAACGTTCTGGTGAAACGTATCAAGCTGACCAATGATCTTGATCAATTCTCCAAGTTTGCCAGCGCAACGCAAGTGAATACAAGCATTGATGGCGATGTATTGGTTGCGTCCAGGTTTGGCTTGTTATCCGCACTCAATGATCTGGGAATGAATGAAGACGAGACCAACATCATCTTCCACTTGGGTAGAACAATGGATGTGGGGAGTGATATGGTACGTAGTTTTAGTTGTACCCAAATACCCTTTGTTGATGATGGTGATCTGATCAATGCATTCTTCAATAAGAGACCAGCTATTATTTCCTTTCAGACAGCTTGGAAAAATGGCATTGGTTATAAGGGGTTCGAAGATGAAATGCAGGTGTTAATGGAGAAGGTCGCAAGTAAAATTAATGATAGCGAGAAGGAACGGTTCATAAACTATGCCCCAGGACAAGAAACACAAACAGAGGTCATCAGGAAAAAGGGGTATACAGAGATCGAGAATGCACCAACCTTGATGCGCATCTATTATCCGGACCGATCCCAGGCGGAAAGTGAATTGAGTCCTGAAGTATTGGTACAATTGATCGGTGAAGCATATGGAGAAGCCAATAAGAAAGGCGAGACGGAATTGAACATCAGGGCAAAGCTCTTCAACGATGACCAGACACTTGGTAAAGCCTTTACGGACTTCAGTTCAGAAGCTGTGATCGCCTTGAGTAAAGCTAACCTTACAACAGAGGAAATGCTCTTGTTAGCGAAAGAGCGCGTACACACGTTCCAGTTGGCAAATACTTTTCTGAAGAACAAGGACGCACAATATCCTACTTATAGGCTAGTGCTATTCATGAAACAGGGTAGCGTAGATGCATTGCGTGACCTTTTCGCACGTGTGGAAAATGCTTCTGATAGTGAAGATGCTGCGGGGCAGCGGGATATTCTTAAAAGCGCATTGGAGAAATACGCCAAAAGTATTTTGAACATTGAAGACATGGATCAGAAGGTGGATATAAGCAGATTGCGCAGCCAAATAACCGGAGTGGGGGACCATGTTGGTGGCAGCACCTCCCTACTAAGCCGCTTGAGTAAATTGGATGATATTGAAAACCTGAGTGATATGGAAGTTCAGAATTATTTCCGTGAAATTAAACGCTCGGGTCGCGAGTTCAATGATAAAGTCATAAATGTAAAAGGCGGTTACCCTTTTGTATATACCGCTGGCATTGGAGAGCGTGACAAAGAGTTGAAATTCTACTGGATCCCAATGGAATACCTGTTCTAGAGCGATCGAGCACACCGCAAGGGCCACTGCTCCTGCTTTCTCCATTCGTGACCTTGACCTAGGCTATGAAATTGGTTGTACGGTGCTGCACATTCCTCATCTTACGGTTTTGCCGGGTGAGCTTACATTCGTATTAGGCCCTAGTGGTGCAGGTAAGAGTACCCTGTTAGAGAGTTTGGGTTTAATGAAGAACACGTTCCAGCCCGGCCCAAATTCTCTACTTGACCTCAAAACCGAACAAGAAAATACTATTGGTTTATTGGATATTTGGGAAGATGGTGGTGACCGCGCAACTGCGATGCGGAAAAAACATTTCTCCTTTATTTTTCAAAGTACGAACCTAATGCCCAATTTCAGCTTGGGCGAGAATATCTGCTTTACGGGCATGCTGGAAGGAGCAGACCTTGGTACTATGAAACCCAAGGCCTTGCAGTTAATGGATCAGCTCAACTTGGATCCTGCATTGTTCGACCAACCAGCTGCTATGGCCAGTGGTGGTCAGCGGCAACGTGCCGCATTCGTGCGTGCTTTATGCAAAAGGTTTGATGTGCTCTTTTGCGATGAACCTACTGGAAATTTGGACCACGAGAATGCGCTTTCATTGTTCCAACTATTGAGCAAGCATATAAAGGATAACCAATTGGCAGCCGTAATTGTTAGTCATGATGTAGCGTTGGCTGAACGTTTTGCGGATCGCATTGTAAATATTGAGCTACAGAAACGCAACAAGCAGACCATTGGAGTGGTTCAACCATGATCGAACTCCTTTTCAAAGCAATAGCTGGTAGGGGTGCCGATCACCGGGCGCTATTCTTGCGCAATGAGTTGCGCACGGTGCTTGGTAAGGGGAACAAGAATTTGAAGACCTTGGCCTACTTCACATTGCTGGCATTTATTGCCGTAGTGTTTGCAGAAGCGGGATGGAAGTACTTGGGGAAGCGCATGGATAACCCTTACGTAAAGTGGATCGATTTTCCGGTAAGCTCCGATGTGGACAGTCAATACAGAGCAATTATCCACGACTTGGATAGCTTAAAGAGCTTACAGCGGTTCACCCTTGATCGTCATAGTGGATTCAATCGCTATATTTTAGGTTTTCGCCGAGCTGATGGGCGTGTGACGGACAAAGTAAAGGGCCGCACATTCATTTCTCCAGAAGATAATTCGCTACTGGCTGCCATACTAAATGAGCAGAATGTCTTGCGTATGAATGCTCCAGGAAATGATCCGAGCACATGGACTGATACACAAAAGAAAACGGGCATCTTCATCACGGAAGAACTGGTGCGAATGATGAAATTCGATGCCGATCAGGACACGTTGTACGCGCAGTACGGCAAAGATCATTACTTGCAATTACGGGTTATCGCTGTGGTGAAGAGCCTGCCGGACCGCGCCATGTTCATGAGCAGTTATGAAATGTTCTGGGACCTCGCTCGGAGCGCAGGCACCGAATTCGATTTTTATAACAACTATCGCCAGACGGACCAACTGCAGTTCCTGGTGAAAATGGATGATGCTCAGTTCGACACAAAAGCCGCCAAAGTTCAACTGGACCAACTTGTTCAGGAACAGGGTTATGATCTTCAGGTCAAGAACATCTTGCTTCAACAATTGCCTGTACTGCAAGGTCCGTTCAATGCTACCATGACCGTAATGTTGGAAGGTGAACATGAAGTAAGCCGCACCCATGGTCTGGTGGAACTGATCACCCGCGCCAGCACTACCGAATACCTGA
The nucleotide sequence above comes from Flavobacteriales bacterium. Encoded proteins:
- a CDS encoding ABC transporter ATP-binding protein — encoded protein: MLHIPHLTVLPGELTFVLGPSGAGKSTLLESLGLMKNTFQPGPNSLLDLKTEQENTIGLLDIWEDGGDRATAMRKKHFSFIFQSTNLMPNFSLGENICFTGMLEGADLGTMKPKALQLMDQLNLDPALFDQPAAMASGGQRQRAAFVRALCKRFDVLFCDEPTGNLDHENALSLFQLLSKHIKDNQLAAVIVSHDVALAERFADRIVNIELQKRNKQTIGVVQP